The proteins below come from a single Treponema phagedenis genomic window:
- a CDS encoding ABC-F family ATP-binding cassette domain-containing protein — protein sequence MITVSDLSLNFSDRPLFKDVNLKFTHGNCYGIIGANGAGKSTFLKILSGELEHDSGQIDITSNERIAVLQQNHFAFDEYSVKDTVFMGYPKLYEIMKEREAIYEKPDFSEEDGIRASELEGEFADLNGWEAENQVEQMLSGLGVDESNHDRKMNELDESQKIRVLLAQALFGNPDILLLDEPTNGLDLESIGWLEEFLIEFPNIVIVVSHDRHFLNNVCTHICDIDYGKIRLYSGNYDFWYQMSQIMQRQAKDQQKKREEKMKDLREFILRFASNAAKSRQATSRKKVYDKLALEEIEVTSRKFPYVHFKPNREIGNNVLTLDKLSYTAKEDSDEQNTVLLKNLSLVINRTDKIAFVGQEHNAKTALFDIITGEKQQDSGDVFWGQTITYGYLKKDNSEYFKTDLNITDWLRQFSEDQDESYIRSFLGRMLFTGDESLKPVKVLSGGEKVRCMLSRLMLSGSNVLILDEPTNHLDLEAITSLNEALINFPGVVLFNSHDYEFINSIANRIIEITPNGIIDRMMKFEEYAKDEHVNKVREELYGGTANKISI from the coding sequence ATGATTACAGTAAGTGATTTAAGTTTAAATTTTTCAGATAGACCGCTTTTTAAGGATGTTAACCTTAAGTTTACGCATGGGAATTGTTACGGTATAATCGGCGCAAACGGGGCGGGGAAGTCAACGTTTTTGAAAATCCTTTCGGGAGAGCTGGAGCATGACAGCGGACAAATAGATATCACTTCAAATGAGCGCATTGCCGTATTGCAGCAAAACCATTTTGCCTTTGATGAGTATAGCGTAAAAGATACGGTGTTTATGGGCTACCCTAAATTATATGAGATTATGAAAGAGCGCGAAGCAATTTATGAAAAGCCGGATTTTTCGGAAGAGGACGGCATTCGCGCTTCCGAGCTGGAGGGGGAGTTTGCGGATCTGAACGGGTGGGAAGCCGAAAATCAGGTTGAGCAAATGCTTTCGGGACTCGGTGTGGATGAGTCAAATCACGACAGAAAAATGAATGAGCTTGATGAAAGTCAGAAAATTCGCGTGCTGCTTGCCCAAGCTTTGTTCGGCAATCCGGATATTCTTTTATTGGACGAGCCGACAAACGGACTTGACCTTGAGTCAATCGGCTGGCTTGAAGAATTTTTGATTGAATTTCCCAATATTGTTATTGTTGTTTCGCACGATAGGCATTTTTTGAATAATGTTTGCACGCATATCTGCGATATTGATTACGGGAAAATCCGCCTCTATTCGGGAAACTATGATTTCTGGTATCAAATGAGTCAAATTATGCAGCGGCAGGCAAAAGACCAGCAAAAGAAGCGCGAGGAAAAAATGAAAGACTTGCGCGAATTTATTTTGCGGTTTGCATCGAATGCGGCAAAAAGCAGGCAGGCAACCAGCAGGAAAAAAGTATATGACAAACTTGCGCTGGAAGAGATTGAGGTTACTTCACGGAAATTTCCCTATGTGCATTTTAAACCTAATCGCGAGATAGGAAACAATGTACTTACGCTGGATAAACTTTCGTATACTGCAAAAGAAGATTCCGATGAGCAAAATACGGTGCTTTTAAAAAACTTAAGCCTCGTGATAAACAGAACCGATAAAATCGCCTTTGTCGGGCAGGAACACAACGCAAAAACCGCTCTTTTTGATATTATTACCGGCGAAAAACAACAGGATTCAGGCGATGTGTTTTGGGGGCAAACCATTACGTATGGGTATCTGAAAAAAGACAATTCGGAATATTTTAAAACCGATTTAAATATAACCGATTGGCTGCGGCAGTTTTCCGAAGATCAGGACGAATCGTATATCCGCAGTTTTTTGGGCAGAATGCTTTTTACCGGCGATGAATCGTTAAAACCCGTGAAGGTACTTTCGGGAGGGGAAAAGGTGCGCTGTATGCTAAGCCGGCTTATGCTTTCCGGCTCCAATGTGCTCATTCTTGATGAGCCCACCAACCACCTTGACCTTGAGGCAATTACCAGCTTAAACGAGGCGCTGATAAACTTTCCCGGCGTGGTGCTCTTTAACTCGCATGACTATGAGTTTATCAACTCGATCGCAAACCGCATTATCGAGATTACGCCGAACGGTATTATTGACCGCATGATGAAGTTTGAAGAATACGCAAAAGACGAACACGTCAATAAGGTGCGGGAAGAACTGTACGGCGGGACTGCAAATAAAATTTCAATTTAG